Genomic segment of Mucilaginibacter sabulilitoris:
TATTTGTCAACATTGACAATCCAAAACTCCGGCAATTCGAAAGCAATAAAAATGAAGCTGGTCAAGAAAAAAGGTTGATGTAGTTCAACTTTTTCCCCGGGTTCTTTTATTCCTGATCCTTGACAGGAACTCAGTTGACATTCCGAGGTAAGAAGCCAATGCGTATTGAGGCACGCGCTGAACGAAGTTAGGGTAGTTCAATAAAAAGTTCTCGTAGCGTGTTTCCGCATCATGCATTAAGTTAAAAAGGATTCTACGGTGCTCAAAAGCAAGCCCTTTTTCAGCCATTATTCTAAAAAAAGTCTCGAATTGATGATTTGTCTTTTTTAACTCTTGCTCTTTGTCGTAGTCTATTTGCAAAATGACACTGTCTTCTAATGCAACGATGAAAAGGGTCGCCGGATGCTGATAGATATAACTGTTGAAATCGGATACCCACCAATTTTCGATAGCAAACTGAAGGGTGTGGTCTTGCCCTTCATCTGTAACCGCGTAAGTTCTGAAAGCCCCTTTTATCACAAAAGCTCTATGCTTATTCGTAAAATTAGGCTGTACAATAAATTGTCTTTTTTTTACTTTGACTTCTTTGAAGCAAGAGATGAATTGTTCAGCTTCATCATCCGCTAATGAAACAAATTTTTGTACATAATCTAAAAGCTGTTTTTTGTTTATATTCATTGTGTGTTATCGTTGTTTCGCATTATTATACCACACCACCCAGCGCGAACCGTATGCGAAAAGCTTAAATAGCATTAACTCTACCAATGGTAAAGTTAATGCTATAGTGCCTATTTAATTTGACATCAGGAAATAATGCACAGATCGAAGTCTTCTTTTTCTGCCATCGAATTTATGTTAGCATAATAGGTACACCCTCCTCGCCATTTATGTACGAACGCGGATAATTGTTTTGCCTTTAACCCGATCCATTGCATTATAGGTAGCGACGGCATCATCGAGCGTAACAACGCTCCCGGTATTCGTTTTCAAACGCCCCTCACGGAACCTCTTTGCGATCTCCATCAATTGAGACCGGTCAGCTTCGACAACAAAGTCGATATGCTGCGCTCCGTCCGCTTGTTCTTCATTCCAGCCGGTAATGGATACAAATTTCCCTCCGGCGCGAATTACAGCTAAAGATCGCTTTGCTATATCACCACCAAGAACATCAAAAACTAAATCGACCTTGTCGATATTTTCTAATGCATCGCCATCCAAATCGATGAACTCATTTACACCAAAATCAAGTGCGGTTTCGCGGTGAGCGGCGCGTCCGGTACCAATTACATAAGCACCAAACTCGCGTGCGAGTTGAACGGCCATCGAACCAACGATGCCTGCAGCGCCATGTACCAGGACTCTTTGACCGGCTTTAAGCTCACCGTGCTGGAACAGTCCCTGCCAGGCTGTTAAGCCCGGCATCACCAGCGCATTGCCCTCATTGAAGTCAATATCATCCGGTAATGGCGCAAGGTTACGCGCCTCAATGGCCACGTATTCGGCCAGCGAACCATTGCGATACCAATCCTGAAGGCCAAACACCCGCTGTCCTACCGACAGCCCGGTCGTGCCATAGCCCAACGCGGTTACCACACCCGCCAGTTCGTGTCCTGGGATCGTAGGCGTCCGGTCACGATCGGCGCGATCGGTCCAGGTCGACGGCCACGACAGCTCGTCCCCGGTAATACTGGCCGCATAAACCTGAACAATGACATCGTTTATAGCTGCCGGTGGCTCCGGTAAGTTAACCAATTTCATTCCTGCTAATCCCGCATTTTGGTCTGTTACAACAATTGCTTTCATCATATACCTCCTTTTTTTAGTGGGTGAACACCTACTTAGTGAAGTGGTGTTACCATAGATTACTGTTTTTATTTTTAGAATTATATTTATTACTGCGTGTTCAAAAAACTTTCCGGTAATAGCTGAACCCTTGCGATCTTCTTTCCGGTAAATTCGTTTAGTTATCAGATTAATTTAATCGCCGGTCAATGGAAAAAAGGATGAATTGCGAGTTCGAGACCAAGGATTGCGATTAAGATAAAAAACCAGCGCCGAAACGTTGTCAGGCTTATACGCTCACGAACCCTTGTTCCTACCCACATACCCAGCAACGCAGGAATGATCGCGAGTGCCGACAATGTAATATTTCCAAGATGAAATGCGCCCCCACGAGCCAACCCCATCGCAAGCGCAATGGTTGAAACCGTGAAAGACAATCCCAGTGCCTGTATCAAATCATCCTTAGAAAGCCCGAGGGCCTGAATATACGGAACGGCGGGAAGTGTAAAAATGCCCGTTCCACCGTTGATCAACCCGGTTGTTAACCCAATAACAGGCGATAGTAAACGCTCTAAGCGCGCAGGAACGGACAATGGTTTCGCAAAAAGGCCGTGCACCGCATAAACAATGAGCGCACTGCCCAAACCAACACTCGCGTAAATCGTGTTTGCGCTCGTCAAAAGCCACGTGCCGGCGAGTGTGCCAACCAAGATGCCGAGCATCATCACCCAAAGCCTTCTTATCAGGGCCAGGAAATTTGACCCTGTAAAGAGCTGCCAACAATTCGTAACAAAAGATGGAATAATTAACAGCGAAGCTGCGCTAACCGGCGACATGATGGCACTCAAAATAGCTATAGCAACAGTCGGAAGACCCATCCCGGCTACGCCCTTGACGAACCCGGCTATGAAAAACGTCAACGCGATAATAAAAATATGAGACGAAATATAATCAATCATTTTGACGCATTTGGATTGGGAAGTCTTGCATTTGAAAACTTCGCCATTGGGAATTATGAAAGGTCAGATCGTACCTGCCAATGGAACTTCTGGATAATCTTTGTCCGGATCGAACACGTTATTGAAAAAGTTCGTGAGCGAGAACATGATTACCAGTGCGATGATCTCCATGAGGTTTGCATCGGTGTAGCCTGCATCACGAACTGCTTTCAGATCGGAATCACTAACCTGGCCGTGAGTCTCGATGACTTTGCGTGCAAACTGGACTGCTGCGTCCCGCTTCGGGTCAGTTGCATGTCCCTTTCGAGCGAGAATGATCTCATCTGCCGGAAGCTTGGCCATGTTAGCCGCATAGCTATGACTACCCAGACAATAGTTGCATCCATTCACCTCGGATACAGCCAGGGCAATGATCTCACGTGTCTTCAGATCAAGCGTTTTGTTCAAGGAGTTGCGCATCGTTGCCCACGTGTTGAACGCAATTGGGCTCTGCGCGAAGGTCGCCAACATATTTGGCGTAAATCCCAAGATCTTTGTGAACGTATCCAGGGTTGGTTTTGAATCGGCCGGTACTTCTTCCGGCTTTAGTGCTTTTGTTCTTGGCATTGTCTTTTTTGTTATTCGTAAAATAATATGAGCAAGCAAAAATCTGCAAATTCACCCTCCACTAAAATGAAGTACATCAAGAAAAAAGATTGATATAGTTCAACTTTTCCCTCTGATGATTCTAAATTCTTGAAGCAATTCTGTTGAAATTCGGGAACTGGATATAAAAGATATTATTTCGCTAACGGGGTCACCGTTTATTGTAATTTGAAAATTCCCAATGAATATTTTAATGTTAGTATCCAATTTCGGTTTAATAGGATAGCATAAATACCTAATAAACCTATCCTGTCCATTACAAGCATCAAAAATCCAACTCCAAGTCAAGTCTTAGAATAAGTTGAGCGATTCCGGATGTTTTTTCAGATGCTTAAACTTCAAAATCAAAGATAAGGGCCACAGTTTGAAGTCTCGGGTACCAATACTCGCATTTTAGAGGGACCAGGAAATTGTTGATTTATTTTCCGATTTGACTTATAGGTAATAATCAAGGAATGGTGTCATTTACCATTCCTTGAATCGTAAGATTATCCACGCATCTTTTTAGCACAATAGATAAAGAACAATATCCAAACGCTAAAACCGACAATAAATAGCGGTAGTTTATTAGTTGAGATGGTCGCCGCAAGAAACGCGCCCGTTCCGATTACACTAACTATGCATAATAAAATGAATGTTCTCATGGTCTGGTGATTTATTACGCGCTTACAACGCGCATAGTTTTACGTTGCTCGATTGGGTTGCTTATCTCTTTTACTTTGCTTTTTTTCGAATTAACAATCCATTAGCGTTTCCTCTAATGATTTAAGAATATACTTATCCTTAATTTTTAAATTTTCGTCAAGTTGACGAGCGGTCACATAGTGATTCGTTTCGATAAACCGGCGAACATCCTTGTGAAAGACTTTGATTTGGACGTGGTAGGTTCCATCGTCTCTTTTAAATTGTTCATAAACCACAGCATTTACAGTTGCCATAACTTTAGTTTTTTAGGCACGTAAAACGTCGTGACGGTTTGGTGACGGTTTTACGTGAAGTTCAACAAAAAATTATGCAAGTCCCGACTTTGTGCAGATTTACGACGTCGGCGTCGTGGTTGGTAAAACCACTCAAATATAATAAAAAACCCCATTTTTATTGTCAAAATAGGGTTTTACTCAAGTGCGCCCACCTGACCTTCCGGAACATTATCTGATATTTACCAACAGTACTAAATTTATAAACCAGCTCCGTTTATATTAGCAACATGAAGAAGCTATTTATTTTTTGCCTGATCGGCACTTCAATCGCACTGATTTCCTGGGGTTTTAAAGGTCATCGTGCCGTAGCTGCCATTGCTCAAAAGCATCTGACCAGTAATTCCGCCTATGTTGTTTCAGCTTATCTCAAAGGTGAAAGTATGGCCGACGTATCCACCTGGGCCGATGAAAACCGCAATAACACGACTGCACCCTGGCATTTTTTGAACCTGCCTTTAGGATTAACACACGAACAATTTGTCAAATCGGTAAGTGAAAGCGATAATAATGTTTACAGCGCCATCCTGAAAACAGAAGCGAACCTGAAAGATAAAAGCCTGAGTGGGGACCAAAAAAACGAGGCTTTGAAATATCTGATTCATCTGGTGGGTGACGCACACCAGCCGATGCACGTCAGCCGCAAGGAAGATAAAGGCGGTAATACCATACAGATACGCTTTGACAATAAAGGTACCAATCTACACAGTCTTTGGGACAGCAAACTGATCGACCATGAAGGGTTGAGTGAAACTGATATTGTCAGGACTTACGATGCAGCGACCGCTGCGCAGATCAAACAATGGCAATCAGACAGCCCAATGGAATGGATCTGGGAAAGCTACCAGATCAGCAGTGAATTATATGCACAGGTAAAATCCGGCCAGGATATCGATGAAGCTTATTATCAGAAATCTATGCCTGTGATCCGTAAACGGATTAACCAGGCCGGTATCCGCTTAGCGGGGGAGCTTAACAAACTTTTCAATTCAGTCCCTGTACCGACAGTCATTTCCACTGCGGCAGCTACGACAACGGCAACGCTATCGGTCAAACTGGAAGATGTTAAAAACGCTGTCGGCAAAACCGTGAGCACGCAGGGAAAAGTTTACAGCAGCAAAGACATCAGCAGCATGGTACTGGTAAATTTAGGCGCTGCTTACCCCAACCAGCTACTGACCGTGGCGCTGAAAGGTAAAGCTAAAGATCTGGGCAACCAGTTGGATAACAAAACCATTACCGTAGAGGGCGAAGTGATTGATTATAAAGGTAAGCCTGAGATCATCGTAACAGATCCTGCAAAAATTAAATTCTAATCATGAACGAACCGTTTATATTACCGGTAGTTTACCAAGGAACGGAACACGAATTTAAGGCACGCTTTGAGCGGTGGGGTTATACCCACCGCATCGCTGTACTAATTGATGAAACAACGGTTACTTTTGAACCGGACGAAGAAGGTGGTTACCGAGTAATAAACAGTTCTACTGACAAAAAAATCCCTGTAAACTTATTGCAAGAAGTATCGCAAAGATTACAGTCATTAATCGGTTAAAGAGCGGAAATAACTGATAGACTTAACCGGGCTCGTCCGCAGGAATAAAATAAAATAATACAGGATAATATTAAGGCAACAGATAAATAATTTACTATATAAAATACTTATATTTAGTGGATTAACCAACCTGTCATGAAAAAAGTCCTCCTGCTTTTATTTTTGGCGCTAAGCACCATCGCCACACGCGCGCAAAACAATCTGAAGGTCTATTATGGCCTGCTCCATGCACACACCTTATTATCAGATGGATCCGGAACGCCGGAAGAAGCCTACGCGATGGCAAAAGCCAATGGCCTTGACTTTTTCGCTATAACTGAGCACAACCATGCAAAAGCTGAAGATAGTGGCGACGAGCGTAAAGATGGTGTACTTATTGCCACTGACCCCAGGCTTTACAATGGCCAAAACAATGTTACGATTACCCGCAAATGGACAGAAAACGGCCAGCAGCAAACAGAAACCATCAGTGTAAGACCCTTAGTAAAAGCGGCCGCTGCGGCTACTACGCAAACTTTCCTGGCAATTTATGGTCAGGAATTTTCAACCATCTCCAGTGGCAATCATGTAAATGTTTTCGGATTGCCGGAAGTGCTCACCGTGCGTAATGGAAATTTCAAAGGTTTTTTTGACTTGCTTCGCCAATATGAAAGCAACGGATTAAATGCTGTAGTGCAATTAAATCACCCCGATGTGCACACGGATCTGTTTTATAAGGGCGATGATAACTCGGTTAAAAGAAACATGTACAATGATTATGGCATAGATGCCGGAGATCTCGGGCCGGACTTCGGCAACTGGGTAAAAACACAATCACGGTACACCCACCTGATCGAAGTGCTGACCGGACCGGCTTTATCAAAGGTTTACAGGGCCTATAAACCGTTAGAAGACGAATATTTCTTTTATTTGAAACAAGGCCTGCGTATTTCACCTACGGCAGGACAGGATAACCATTACAAGACCTGGGGAAGCATTACCGATGCCCGGACCGGTGTACTAAGCGAATCCCTGTCCGAAAAAGATATTCTCAATGCTTTCCGTAACAACCGCACATTCGCGACAGAAGATAAAAATCTCAAAGTAATCCTCCAGCTGAACGATGCTACTATGGGTTCTGCCATCAACGCAACAGTTGAAAGCGAACTTAAATTTAAGGTGTCAATCAGCGACAGTGATGAGCCAAATGCTACTTATGATCTGCAGGTTGTCGGTGGTGCCATAAAACCGGAACTGAGCACTACGGCTACCGATTGGAAGGCCGAAGACGGCATACTCCTGACAAAAAACAACATCGGCGGCGGTGATGTATCATTGACCGGCCTGTTTGCTGCTGCTGAACCATCATTTTATTATATCAGGGTTACTCAAAATTCCGGGCAAAAAAAGGATCGCGCCTGGACCGCGCCGGTTTGGGTAAATTTAAACGGCACAGCCGCAAATGTTACACTGGCCACGCCGGCCGTAGTACCAGCCCTATTTTACTGGACTTCATCAATCTCCTCGAAAGTTTACCATAAAAAAGGTTGCCATTCCATTGACCTGATCAAACTGGAGAATTTGCAATCGGGCGATATCCCGCCTGCGGGACGCACACTGCATAACTGTGTGATTGGGGAAAGTGACGAGCAGGAACCTTAAAAATGCAACTATATTACCATTGAGAAAGAACTTAGAATAGTGCCTATACATTGCGCGTATGGCCTAAATATCAAGAATATATTAGTAAATTATCTCGACCTTACGTTATCCTCATGTTCTGTAAAGCCCCCCTACTCCTTGCATTGATGTTTGTCTCAATTCGATTGTTTGCACAGCCTGCTGCACCTTCGGATGCCAAAATCATTACTGTTGATTTAACAAAAAATTCGTTTTCGCAGGCCATTCCCTATGATAAGCCACTGAATTTGATAGGCGTCCTGCCGGATGATAAGGTCACCGAATTAAAGCTGTATATAAAGCCCGGAAATTTTGGCTCGGATGATTATATAGCGAAGGAGTACCTTCAATGCACATGGGAAAAGAAATTATCACCAAACTTCACATTGCCTGTCGATGTAATATATGACACGAAAAAATATATGGAAGCCGACCATTATTACGCATTAGAAATCATCGGTAAAGATGGGAATGGCAAAGTTTTACTTGATTTTCGTTATATTATTAATACCATTTCCGCGCCCGGCGACCAGATAAAAATGGATTTTGGTATATTATATGCGTCAGGTCCCAAGATGCTTTCCGGCGAGATTGCGGCGCATTTGTATGCAGTCCCGGTAAATGATGAAGCAGATCCGGTTAACTTCAAAGGCTTATCTCAAAATATATTCAAACGAACAAGCATATACTTTGGATTATCCGTAGCTAAATTTAAAAGTGATACGCGCCAGGATACTAAAAACTTAGTCGGTATCGGGAATTTGGTTTATGGACTAAGTATCCATAGTCCACTCTACGGATGGTATGGCCGGCATCAGGTGCTTCGACGGTTATTACAGCCAATGTATTTCAATTTCGGACAAATATTGTTCAAACAAGCAGATGCTAATCCGCTGATCGTGAAAGACCGAAACAAAACTGCTTTTTATGTTGGTGTCAGTTATGATTTTAATTTCACTGCATTAATCGCTCCACTAACTAAACTATTCACACCATGAAACAGAATTTTATTATCCTATTATTGGCACTGGTTACCGTGGCCTGCAATTCGAAATTGGAGGATCCTGATCTGGTTCCGGATTCTGAAAAATTACAGATTACCGCTAAAACCGCCATTGCTTCAGGAGGAAAAGACATGACTTCCATCGTTGTCCGTGTACCAAAAGATGCCGGAGCATTAGCAGTAGCATTTTCATCGACCGCCGGAAGTTTTATTTATAGTGGTACTAAGACAGATAAAGCTTACGCAGACTCACTCAGTGGAGACTATCGTTTTGCGCAAACAGTTTTAAAATCAGACACCAGCCATGGGAATGTTTACGTCACGGTTGGTGCAACCACCATTCAAAAGAGAATCACCATAAAATTTAATTAGCTATGCAATTTTTGAATAAGTTTTTCGATAATGTAAAAACAAGGTTTAATACACTTGTTGGAAGAACAGAACCGGTTGGTTGCTGTAAGATTCATGTAGGAGGAGCTGTCCAGACCTTTTCCCGCATCACGGAACGGCGATGTAATCAAAAAGGTGAAGAGCACGGAGCAGACTTTGTTGAGTTCAGAGAAAACGTAGATTGTGATTAAAAACCATGCTCAAGCGATTAAACGGTTGATCGGTGTAAATTAAATTCCGCCAGTCACTTATGCGTTTGGTCGTGTCCTTTTAAATCCGGAGATTTATTCGATCTCCGATTCCAAATACAATTGTTGACCGATATACCGCTCCTTTAGCGGTTGCATATCAACGCGGATCTTAGTATCCGTAATACGGGCATAATGTTGTGTTGTTTTAATGTTTTTATGCCCTAACATTTGACCAACCGTTTCCATAGGACACCGTTGGTTAAAGTAACCGTTGTGGCAAATGTGTGCCGCGCGCAATGGTAAGTAAGCCGTTTTTTTATCCCGAGTTTTTTTGCGATCTCTTTAAGATAACTATTAGCCCGCTGATTGCTGATACCGGGCAAGAGTTTGCCTGGCGGTGTTCTTGGATGATCCTTGTAAAAATCAAGTAAGGCCAATGCCGGCGGCATCAGTTATCGTCAAAAAATATCCGGTGGGTTGCCGTCCCCAAGACCGACCGAACCTCAAATGTTACCTGCTGTCTCCTATTCAGAAGTGCATAACATTACTTCCGCAGACATTGCCCAATTAACAGACACGGATTCAAAGGCATTCGTGAATGAATTGACGGAAAAGGCAAGTAAAGCCTCTTATGTAAGATGGTTTGGCGTACTACCGCTAGTTTTATTCCTGCTGATCATGGTGATCACAACTTTTAGCAGCCGCAGAGTGATTCTCCAACCGGCTACCGACAGTATTTTTGCAAAAGTGAACTTTTATCCCGGCGTCAACATTCGAAAGGAAGCAAATGCGAAATCCCTGGTATTGAAAACAGCTGTCACCAACGAAAGATTTCAACTGCTTGATTCAACACAAAGCAAATGGTTAAAAGTTGGATTCAACGATTCGATAGGTTATGTTGCACGTCGTTTTGCAGCTATTGAACATATCCATCATGAACAGGTCGAAAGCGAAGAGCCTTACCTTTCCAATGCTTATGCACCTTACGAATTCGCCGGCGGCACACTTCTTTTCATCGTCCTTATAAGGAAACTAAAAAAGGTCGACAAGAGGCGGTTCGAAATGGCTTTGCATTATGAAATGGATGAACAATTCAGGCAGGTTTACCGGCAATTCAATGCGCATTTCACGGACTTTGCCGGTTCAGCAAGGATCTGGCAGTATGTCAATGCACGACAGACCAATGATTATAAACGAACAGGCGGAGCAGGTAAACTTATCAACAGGGTAGCGCTAAGAGGTATTTCCGCAAATCAAGCCCCACTATCCTACTTCTCCACTAATATAACAATACCTTGCATAAAGCTAAGTAATCTGGAATTTTACTTCCTGCCGGAACGGTTACTGGTGAAACGTGGAAAAACCTTCGCAGCAATATTTTACAAGAATCTGCGAATCGATGGTTTTACAACCCGCTTTATTGAAGATGAAAGCGTACCACGCGATGCGAAAATAATAGATCAGACCTGGCGCTACGTGAATAAACACGGAGGGCCGGACCGCCGGTTCAACAACAATCGCCAAATCCCGGTTTGCGCCTATTCTGAATATACATTAACATCGGATTCCGGTATTTATGAAGTCATTACGACGTCTAAACAAGGGGCAATGGATGCGTTCGCCGGATTTCTCGGACAAATAGGCAAATTACAGACCAGGATGGCGATATCCTAAAAAACGGGGTTATTGCATTTTTTGCAACAAATGCCATAACTACTTCAAATACGAAAACTTCAAGGTACCGGTCTGACACTTTGAAGTTTTTCGTTTAAAGAAGCGGAAAACTAAATTACACCAGTTGCCTCTTCAGTCCCTCTTTACTTGGAAGATGAGTCATTGAAGCGTTCTGTACATTAACCCTTAGGAAGGATAAGGACAGAAAAGGACAATTAATATCTTACTATAGTTATCTAATTCCACACATAGCATACTGTGTCGATAAGCATTATGGTATTGCTGAACTTGCTCCAAATATTGAGTGAGCGAAGTTTCGATCTGGCGAATAACCTGTGATCTTTACTCCGCTCACCAAACTTGGTTATTTAATCGTATAGCTTTTAGTATCCATTTCTGCCAGCCTGAAATAGCCAAAAGCGTAATTTTTGCTATTGGTCTGATTAATAATATTACCGCGCACAGCACTTGGTGTTGAAGGGAAAGGGTTGCCATCATTGCCAGTAGCCAATATTAATTTGAACATGTAATTGTAGTAGCTTTTTGAAATTCCGTAGAGTTTGAAGTCTACCTGGTCTCCAGCTTTTAACTTTTCATGCGAATAGGACTCCAGCATTAAATTACCATTAGTGTGTTCATCATCTTCAACTTCAAGCTCAGGAAACGGCGAGTGCGGCTGTCTAATACTGTTTAGATAAGAATTTGCCTGATTTGCATTATCCTTATAGTAAAATGTTATTTCGATTTCATCACCCATTTCACCCCCTTTGTCGTTCTGCTCAATATTATCTTCAATTTTTGGAACAGGGGTAAATGTTTCTGATGCCGTATAGGTTTCCCCGTTTAATACAATTTTTAAGTTGTAAGTCTGACCGATGACAGGAAGGAAATTGTGACAAACATATTGCCCGGTTCCGGGAGTTTCTACAAAATTAAAAACCGTGTTAGACGGGTTTGTTACCGTAATTACTGCACCTGAAACGCTCGGAAAATCGGAACTGTAATAACCTGTTGTGGTCGATAATACGATCTTTTGTTCATTGCCGGCTGTATTTTTAACCCAATCTATAGACGCATCAATAACCAATCTTGGCGATGCTGTCTTAAGAGGCACATTAATAGCTTTCTCGCATCCTGTCACAAACAGTCCAACGGATAGTC
This window contains:
- a CDS encoding S1/P1 nuclease, which translates into the protein MKKLFIFCLIGTSIALISWGFKGHRAVAAIAQKHLTSNSAYVVSAYLKGESMADVSTWADENRNNTTAPWHFLNLPLGLTHEQFVKSVSESDNNVYSAILKTEANLKDKSLSGDQKNEALKYLIHLVGDAHQPMHVSRKEDKGGNTIQIRFDNKGTNLHSLWDSKLIDHEGLSETDIVRTYDAATAAQIKQWQSDSPMEWIWESYQISSELYAQVKSGQDIDEAYYQKSMPVIRKRINQAGIRLAGELNKLFNSVPVPTVISTAAATTTATLSVKLEDVKNAVGKTVSTQGKVYSSKDISSMVLVNLGAAYPNQLLTVALKGKAKDLGNQLDNKTITVEGEVIDYKGKPEIIVTDPAKIKF
- a CDS encoding Crp/Fnr family transcriptional regulator, producing MNINKKQLLDYVQKFVSLADDEAEQFISCFKEVKVKKRQFIVQPNFTNKHRAFVIKGAFRTYAVTDEGQDHTLQFAIENWWVSDFNSYIYQHPATLFIVALEDSVILQIDYDKEQELKKTNHQFETFFRIMAEKGLAFEHRRILFNLMHDAETRYENFLLNYPNFVQRVPQYALASYLGMSTEFLSRIRNKRTRGKS
- a CDS encoding sulfite exporter TauE/SafE family protein, coding for MIDYISSHIFIIALTFFIAGFVKGVAGMGLPTVAIAILSAIMSPVSAASLLIIPSFVTNCWQLFTGSNFLALIRRLWVMMLGILVGTLAGTWLLTSANTIYASVGLGSALIVYAVHGLFAKPLSVPARLERLLSPVIGLTTGLINGGTGIFTLPAVPYIQALGLSKDDLIQALGLSFTVSTIALAMGLARGGAFHLGNITLSALAIIPALLGMWVGTRVRERISLTTFRRWFFILIAILGLELAIHPFFH
- a CDS encoding SH3 domain-containing protein; translated protein: MLPAVSYSEVHNITSADIAQLTDTDSKAFVNELTEKASKASYVRWFGVLPLVLFLLIMVITTFSSRRVILQPATDSIFAKVNFYPGVNIRKEANAKSLVLKTAVTNERFQLLDSTQSKWLKVGFNDSIGYVARRFAAIEHIHHEQVESEEPYLSNAYAPYEFAGGTLLFIVLIRKLKKVDKRRFEMALHYEMDEQFRQVYRQFNAHFTDFAGSARIWQYVNARQTNDYKRTGGAGKLINRVALRGISANQAPLSYFSTNITIPCIKLSNLEFYFLPERLLVKRGKTFAAIFYKNLRIDGFTTRFIEDESVPRDAKIIDQTWRYVNKHGGPDRRFNNNRQIPVCAYSEYTLTSDSGIYEVITTSKQGAMDAFAGFLGQIGKLQTRMAIS
- a CDS encoding CehA/McbA family metallohydrolase domain-containing protein, with product MKKVLLLLFLALSTIATRAQNNLKVYYGLLHAHTLLSDGSGTPEEAYAMAKANGLDFFAITEHNHAKAEDSGDERKDGVLIATDPRLYNGQNNVTITRKWTENGQQQTETISVRPLVKAAAAATTQTFLAIYGQEFSTISSGNHVNVFGLPEVLTVRNGNFKGFFDLLRQYESNGLNAVVQLNHPDVHTDLFYKGDDNSVKRNMYNDYGIDAGDLGPDFGNWVKTQSRYTHLIEVLTGPALSKVYRAYKPLEDEYFFYLKQGLRISPTAGQDNHYKTWGSITDARTGVLSESLSEKDILNAFRNNRTFATEDKNLKVILQLNDATMGSAINATVESELKFKVSISDSDEPNATYDLQVVGGAIKPELSTTATDWKAEDGILLTKNNIGGGDVSLTGLFAAAEPSFYYIRVTQNSGQKKDRAWTAPVWVNLNGTAANVTLATPAVVPALFYWTSSISSKVYHKKGCHSIDLIKLENLQSGDIPPAGRTLHNCVIGESDEQEP
- a CDS encoding carboxymuconolactone decarboxylase family protein — translated: MPRTKALKPEEVPADSKPTLDTFTKILGFTPNMLATFAQSPIAFNTWATMRNSLNKTLDLKTREIIALAVSEVNGCNYCLGSHSYAANMAKLPADEIILARKGHATDPKRDAAVQFARKVIETHGQVSDSDLKAVRDAGYTDANLMEIIALVIMFSLTNFFNNVFDPDKDYPEVPLAGTI
- a CDS encoding NADP-dependent oxidoreductase, which encodes MMKAIVVTDQNAGLAGMKLVNLPEPPAAINDVIVQVYAASITGDELSWPSTWTDRADRDRTPTIPGHELAGVVTALGYGTTGLSVGQRVFGLQDWYRNGSLAEYVAIEARNLAPLPDDIDFNEGNALVMPGLTAWQGLFQHGELKAGQRVLVHGAAGIVGSMAVQLAREFGAYVIGTGRAAHRETALDFGVNEFIDLDGDALENIDKVDLVFDVLGGDIAKRSLAVIRAGGKFVSITGWNEEQADGAQHIDFVVEADRSQLMEIAKRFREGRLKTNTGSVVTLDDAVATYNAMDRVKGKTIIRVRT
- a CDS encoding DUF4249 domain-containing protein, with the translated sequence MKPLQKIIILTVGLSVGLFVTGCEKAINVPLKTASPRLVIDASIDWVKNTAGNEQKIVLSTTTGYYSSDFPSVSGAVITVTNPSNTVFNFVETPGTGQYVCHNFLPVIGQTYNLKIVLNGETYTASETFTPVPKIEDNIEQNDKGGEMGDEIEITFYYKDNANQANSYLNSIRQPHSPFPELEVEDDEHTNGNLMLESYSHEKLKAGDQVDFKLYGISKSYYNYMFKLILATGNDGNPFPSTPSAVRGNIINQTNSKNYAFGYFRLAEMDTKSYTIK